TAAGCGTCATTGACAACCTGGGAAGTGTTAGGTGTGGCACAAATATATGCACTGTAGGTTAGGTTAGTCAACCCTAATACTGTTGGATAGATTGATGTCGAGCGCTTTAGGGGTGGAGAAGTGGTTGTAGAAGCGCTTTTTATCTTCGGATTGCAGGTGGGCGTGCTTTCTCTACGGGAATAATTTTCCCTCTAGATAAGGCTGGTTAATGGCATATTGTGTTGATTTGTGGTGGAACACTATTGCAATGCGATGTAGGTAAAGCTAACCTAATCTAAAAGTTGCCTGCGGGTCTGTGAGAAATCCAGTGGAAAACGTCGAGGACAACTTCAGGAAACCGACTTTAAGGAAAAGGGATGGCAGTAAAGAGGAGAGTGCAGTCAGTTATCGCAGCCGCTATCTGCGCCGGATTGGTTTTGTCAGGATGCTCGTCGAACGATTCGACCGATGAAGCGGCAACCTCCAAAGTTGCAGAAGACGTGACCATTGAGCATGCACGGGGTACGGATACGTATCCGGTCAATCCACAAAATGTGGTTGCCGTGGGGCCGGCTGTTGATAACCTGCTGGAACTTGGAATTAAACCAGCAGCCGTCGTGCAGAATGCAAAAGATAAGAACTCACCCTGGCGCGAGGGGAAGCTCGATGGTGTCAAGGTGATCGATCAGGCAGATTTCAAAACTCTGCCACAAGAACAAATCGCGGCAATTGAACCCGACTTCATTGTTGGGGATTACTGGACAATATCTGAGGTTAATTACAAAGAATTGTCTGCAATCGCACCGACTCTCGGCGGCATCTCCGATAAAGGGGAGGGGATTGGCTGGGAGGCACAGCTAGAAGCTTTGGGTAAGATCTTTAATAAGGAATCCGAAGCGAAGAAAGCTATCGATGAGGATCGGAAGCGTTTCGCTGACGTTAAGGAAAAATTGCCGAACCTCGCGGGTAAAACCGGCATTGTTTCTCAATTCGCCCAGGGATCCTTTGGTGCCGTTGCAGACCCTGAGGATCCGGGTGCATCCTTCATCTACGATTTGGGTATGAAGTTCCCGGATAAGTTGACTGACGGTACGGTTCCAGTTGATAAAGGCCGCGTCACGCTTTCTCCGGAAAACGTATCCCACCTGGCCGCTGATTTTATGGTTATTTATAACCGCACCGGCTCAATCGAGGAAGTTGAAAATACTCCGGGATACAAAGATTTGCCGCAGGTGAAATCCGGTGCGACTCTCGCTGGCGATGAAGCGGTCGTCGCTGGACTCAACAACCCGACGAGCTTGAGTCGAGCTTGGGTGCTGGATAAGACGATGCCGACGCTGGAAAAGGTTGGAAAGTAGTCAAGGTCTGCACGACTCCGACGCCTGCTAGATGGGGCTCAGCCCGTTGCAGCAGGTAGTCATGAACGCCTTCCGATGCATCGGAAGGCGTTCTCTTAAATGAATTGTATCCAAGGCAGTGGTCCGTTCGCTCATGCCTTTCCGGCACGGAAAACCAGCGTCAGGCTTTCCGCATCTTCGCTCACCGGCGCAGCACGATGACTGTATTAAAAGGTATGTAGGTGAGCTGGAAAATGCTTGGCGCTGGGAAAAGCGTTCAAAGCACCAGCAAAAACTTAATAAGAAAATAGACAATCGAACAAAGTGAATTAAAAGCCATCTAGACCGAGAGGGGACTGGTCTCAAATATGCCAAGGAACAGCCGGAGCAGGGAAATTTATCCAATTTCTTACCGGGAATTATATGTGGAAGAAATTGAAGATATATCGCCATCCATGCGGCGCATTACGCTGAGCGGGGAGCAACTCCAAGACCACGAGCGCGATGGTATTTCCGTTCCCTCGCTGGTAAGCCATGGTTTTGACGACGACGTTCGGCTCATCTTCCCGGATCCTGAAACGGGGGAGCGGCCGCACCCAATAGCCCAAAATGATGGCAACCTCTTGTGGCCAGAAGCCGTGAAAAACCTATTCCGCACATACACGGTTCGCCACTTTGACGCTGTACGCGGGCGATTAGCCATAGATTTCGCGCGCCATGGTGAGGGCTTGGCCGAAAACTGGTCCCAGAATGCCCGAATCGGTGACGCCATTTTTGTGGCAGGCCCGAAGTCGTGTGCACAGTTACCTACGCACACCGATTGGCTCTTCTTGGCCGGAGACGAGACTGCGCTCCCAGCAATCGGCCGCTGCCTGGAATCACTCCCGTCAGGGCATCGCGCGGTTGCGGTGGTAGAGGTTCCTACGAGTGCTGATATTCAGAACCTCGATATTTCGGATTCGGTACAGATCCACTGGGCAGTACGTGACCAGGGCGAGGACTTCGTAGAAAAGGCACGTGCGCTTTTTGAGGAGACTGCTCAGTCGGCATTGCCGGGTGGCGAAGCATATGCATGGGCGGCGGGGGAGGCCTCCCGGCTGAAACCGCTGCGGCGTTTGTTTAAGGCCTCCGGAATTTCCCCTGAGCATCGGGAAATCACAGGCTACTGGCGGCGTACCAGCCAGAGCGACGCTAAAGAAAGCGCATCGAGCAGCAGCAATAGTGTTTTGCACAATATCCATGATTTGGCTGAGTTGAATTCGGCCTTTGCGCTTCGCACTGCCGTGCGTTTAGGGCTCTTCCAGGAAATCGATGCGGGTGCGAACACGGTCCCTGCTCTTGCTGCTGCGACAGAACTGCACGAGGAGGCGCTACGGAGGTTTATCCGTTACCTGGCGGCTCTTGAACTTGTCGAAGTTAGCGAAACCACCCTCGCATTGACCGCAATGGGCATGGAACTGGCGGACCCAGATTCAAATGTAGTGCGTTGGTTAAGCGGGCCAGCGCACCTTGAGGCGATGGCGCTGATGCGCCTTGAGGACAGCCTTCGCACCGGTGGGCCAGCGCTTCAAGGCGAAAAGGGATTGCCGTGGTCAGAATATCTTGGCCAGGACCCGCACCTGGCAGCCGAACGCTTTGAGCAAAAGAATGTGAGTGCTGGGTGGACCGCTCCTTCCGCAGCAAAGGAACTGCAGCAGTATCTGGATGACACTGCTCGTGTTCTCATCATTGGCCAGGGCGGTGCAGTATATGCAGATGAAATCCTCCGCCGATGCGAGCATGCTGAATGCCGGATTATCACCGATGCTTCATCGGAAGCGGTGCTACGGGAAATCGCAGTAGCCTCTCATGCGCGCTGCGAGATGGGCGGCGACGGACGCGGCCTTTCTCCCACCGAGACGGACTATGCGTGGGCAACTGACGTGATTTTCATCGATCCCTGGAGCATCTTTGGCAGCGAAGAGGTGGCTGCCGAATTAGGCCGCGCGGTTAGTGGGGATAAGTCCCGCCGGGCTTTTATCCTTACCGAGGTCCTCGAGGAAGCAGGCGGCGATGAGCATTCCTATGAAGAGGACTTGGTGAGGCTTTCCATGTTCGGCACCAAGGTGCCGACTCAGGACGATGTCAGCGCTGCTACCGCTGATAGCCGCGCTCTTATTTCTTCTGCCACGGCTGTTGGCTGGGGCAAACACCTCTTCGTCCTGGAAGCAGAAGCGAATTCCTAAAGAGGAACCTCGGTAGGACAAAATGCCTCGAGCATAACCTTTTATTTCCGGACCACGGTCCCGGACGGGAGCCGGGGGCCGTGGCTGCCATAAGTGTGGTGAACACGGTGAAGTAGGCGAACGTTGTCCAGCCGATCCCGTGGGTGAGGGTCATCAGCACCGTGCAGACGGATACGCCGAGTGCGCTACCAAGTTGGGTCGCGATGCGGCCCGCAGCACTGGCATGGACGACTTCACCTTTGGATAAGCCGTGGTAGGTCGCGGACATCGTGAGCACCGTAAGGGCTCCGATTCCGCCGCCGCGCACGAATAGCCCACAGCCTTGAAGGATGAGCCAGCCTGCCGCCTGGCCGGTGGGAAAGGCGAAAGGTAGCGTTCCGATAATAGCGGCGGCAATGCACATGTAGACGGTCTTCCGCGTACCCCAACGGGCGATGAACTTTTCCGACGCCGAGCGGCTGAAATACGCGCCCACACTCTGTAGTGCTAGCAGAAGTCCCGCATGCAGTGCGGTGTAGGCGTAGCTGCTCTGATAGTGCAGTGGGATAAGGAAGAGCCCGCCATAAAACACGGTGCTTGCAATGGCCAGCGTTGCCCACGCTGAGGAAAAGGAGGCGTGGGTAAATAGGCGGACATCGATAAGCGGCGATGGTGCCCGGAGCGCATGCAGGACAAAGTATCCAATCAGCCCCGCGCCGGCGGCGAGGAGAATTATGCTTGTCCAAGAGTTCATGTGCCCGATGGTGGTAAAGCCATAGACTGCCGCGAGCAAACCTGGCGCGAGCAAGAGGTATCCCATGCGGTCCAGCTGGGCTGCAGGGTCTGCTGGGGTCCGTTCTAGATAGTGAGCGGCTAGGGCGATTGCGGCGATGCCGATGGGGACGTTGATGAGGAGGATGGCGCGCCAGCCGATGGCATCAACAAGCAGCCCGCCCAGTAGCGGGGCAATCGCAGGCGCAATTACCGCTGGTAGACCGATTGCGGTGATGGCGCGTGTGGCCTGGTCCTTTCCGGCATTAGTGACGATGAGGGTCTGCATCACCGCCACCGAGAAGCCCGCCGCGAATCCCTGCAGGATTCGGAAGGCGATGAGCATATCGATATGGGTCGATACCCCTTGGCCAGCCACGTTAATTATATATGGCCGGGATGGACCCTGTCCATTTTGTTGATGGCTTGTTTCCATCCGGATGTTCGTGCTCCCTCAAGGAGTCTACTGGCTGCAGCAGAGGGCTGTTTTGGATTGGTTCGTTCTACAACGTGTTTGTATTCAATATTGCAGTTAATTAGTCGCAGCGTCTTTAGGGCAGACTCATCAGGCGCCCTTAGAGCTGACGGCAAGGTGCTTTCCAATGGTTCGAAAGATCAAAATGACGAATCTTTGTGCTATCGCAAGCGGGCCCATCTCAAACAAGGGTGAACAGCGTAGTGCTGCACTCGGATTTCGTGCATTTTGATGTTGAAGAATCCAGATTCAGTGGATAAGCACTTAAGTAAATGCCATGATTGTGAATACGGCCTCTTATGAATCTTTTAGTTTCAAAGCTTTTGCCACGGCTAGGTGGACCTGCATGTGTGACTCTTCTTCGGGTTGCACATTAAGATCTTGGTAACGGTAAATGCAGCGGGATCCTCCGCCCCCGCCCCCAATTTCAAATACGCCTACAACAGAAGCCTCGAAGAGTAAATTCAGCCATATTCGAGCTTCTTCTTCGCAGACATTCTGTGCTTGAGCGACAGTGAGCCAATCTTCCATGAAGAAATTTCTTTTCCTAAGCTTCCGGACAAGATTGAGGACACTCTGAAAATTATCAATAGTATGACTAAATTCATCACGAAGCTCTTCAAGGACATGCATGCAATATTTGGCCTCGGCTGAATAAATGTCCTCTCGCTCAATTAAAGAATGACCATTTCGCTGAGCTTCTTCGAGGCAAGAGATAGAAAAGGCTACTATGTCCCTCGGTCGCCCCATGGTCCGTTTCAACATATAAGTTTCAGAGCGGGCGCGTTGCCGCATTTCTCCATCGTAGAACAGCGAATGCCAAGTCGAGGAACTACTTTGCTTGTTGCCGACACTACTTTTAATTCTAGCTTCGATTACTTTGATTAGGTCATCGTCACTCCAATCCAAGTACTCGATATCTTGACTCACTTTATTTCGATCGTTGAATGAAATTGCCTGCCACAAATCTGTTCTAAGAAAAATAATTACAGTTGCTAATCCTTTGGGCTTAACTTTCAAGTTAATATCACGCATGGCCTTGATGGCCCCGATGATTAGAAGCCTTGCTTCCTCGCTGCCGTCCCATGCTTCATCAATCCTGTCGATAAGTACAGTCCGAGGGAATTCGGCAAGGATTTCTAAAGCAAATTTTTGAAACTGATTAAATACTTGGATAAATTTATCGTCTAATGTCTGCTGAGATGTGGTATCAAACTCTACTCCCCCTAAATCTGCCACGGTAGAGATATTAGGTAAATTAAGTTTCTTTATGCGACTGAGCCAGTCAAACATCTGATTGAGT
This is a stretch of genomic DNA from Corynebacterium accolens. It encodes these proteins:
- a CDS encoding P-loop ATPase, Sll1717 family, whose product is MREKGVAETNAYTTAWELLIYLAALGSIQEKMSSKQLSNFNKFLHDLQVQDRQGRLNQMFDWLSRIKKLNLPNISTVADLGGVEFDTTSQQTLDDKFIQVFNQFQKFALEILAEFPRTVLIDRIDEAWDGSEEARLLIIGAIKAMRDINLKVKPKGLATVIIFLRTDLWQAISFNDRNKVSQDIEYLDWSDDDLIKVIEARIKSSVGNKQSSSSTWHSLFYDGEMRQRARSETYMLKRTMGRPRDIVAFSISCLEEAQRNGHSLIEREDIYSAEAKYCMHVLEELRDEFSHTIDNFQSVLNLVRKLRKRNFFMEDWLTVAQAQNVCEEEARIWLNLLFEASVVGVFEIGGGGGGSRCIYRYQDLNVQPEEESHMQVHLAVAKALKLKDS
- a CDS encoding MFS transporter; translated protein: MAGQGVSTHIDMLIAFRILQGFAAGFSVAVMQTLIVTNAGKDQATRAITAIGLPAVIAPAIAPLLGGLLVDAIGWRAILLINVPIGIAAIALAAHYLERTPADPAAQLDRMGYLLLAPGLLAAVYGFTTIGHMNSWTSIILLAAGAGLIGYFVLHALRAPSPLIDVRLFTHASFSSAWATLAIASTVFYGGLFLIPLHYQSSYAYTALHAGLLLALQSVGAYFSRSASEKFIARWGTRKTVYMCIAAAIIGTLPFAFPTGQAAGWLILQGCGLFVRGGGIGALTVLTMSATYHGLSKGEVVHASAAGRIATQLGSALGVSVCTVLMTLTHGIGWTTFAYFTVFTTLMAATAPGSRPGPWSGNKRLCSRHFVLPRFLFRNSLLLPGRRGVCPSQQPWQKK
- a CDS encoding siderophore-interacting protein; the encoded protein is MEEIEDISPSMRRITLSGEQLQDHERDGISVPSLVSHGFDDDVRLIFPDPETGERPHPIAQNDGNLLWPEAVKNLFRTYTVRHFDAVRGRLAIDFARHGEGLAENWSQNARIGDAIFVAGPKSCAQLPTHTDWLFLAGDETALPAIGRCLESLPSGHRAVAVVEVPTSADIQNLDISDSVQIHWAVRDQGEDFVEKARALFEETAQSALPGGEAYAWAAGEASRLKPLRRLFKASGISPEHREITGYWRRTSQSDAKESASSSSNSVLHNIHDLAELNSAFALRTAVRLGLFQEIDAGANTVPALAAATELHEEALRRFIRYLAALELVEVSETTLALTAMGMELADPDSNVVRWLSGPAHLEAMALMRLEDSLRTGGPALQGEKGLPWSEYLGQDPHLAAERFEQKNVSAGWTAPSAAKELQQYLDDTARVLIIGQGGAVYADEILRRCEHAECRIITDASSEAVLREIAVASHARCEMGGDGRGLSPTETDYAWATDVIFIDPWSIFGSEEVAAELGRAVSGDKSRRAFILTEVLEEAGGDEHSYEEDLVRLSMFGTKVPTQDDVSAATADSRALISSATAVGWGKHLFVLEAEANS
- a CDS encoding ABC transporter substrate-binding protein, yielding MAVKRRVQSVIAAAICAGLVLSGCSSNDSTDEAATSKVAEDVTIEHARGTDTYPVNPQNVVAVGPAVDNLLELGIKPAAVVQNAKDKNSPWREGKLDGVKVIDQADFKTLPQEQIAAIEPDFIVGDYWTISEVNYKELSAIAPTLGGISDKGEGIGWEAQLEALGKIFNKESEAKKAIDEDRKRFADVKEKLPNLAGKTGIVSQFAQGSFGAVADPEDPGASFIYDLGMKFPDKLTDGTVPVDKGRVTLSPENVSHLAADFMVIYNRTGSIEEVENTPGYKDLPQVKSGATLAGDEAVVAGLNNPTSLSRAWVLDKTMPTLEKVGK